The proteins below are encoded in one region of Mauremys reevesii isolate NIE-2019 linkage group 15, ASM1616193v1, whole genome shotgun sequence:
- the LOC120383465 gene encoding mucin-2-like, whose product MLLRFFVFWLRLAATSTTAPANLNTAPLTVTDGPMATVQVTNSTMAPNEATFITQTPPAITNTTAPETSNVTLSPPAVTSNAATSAPTNTNPSWARDTATTISAAGTGSTAPASGTAASTNHTMATDGPTATIQVTTSTTIRDEVTNSSKMPPAITTNTTVPEVSNSTTAPPTATASGTAASANHTMATNGPTATIQVTTSTTIRDEVTNSSKMPPAITTNITVPGVSNGTTTPPTATGNAITPILTSTNPCKVEINATTMPTAETDTTVPHTENHPPPLSPK is encoded by the exons ATGCTTCTGCGCTTCTTTGTTTTCTGGCTGCGCTTAGCAG CCACCAGCACCACTGCACCAGCCAACCTCAACACAGCACCGCTGACAGTTACTGATGGCCCCATGGCAACCGTACAAGTCACCAACAGCACCATGGCACCGAATGAGGCCACCTTCATCACCCAGACGCCTCCAGCCATCACCAACACCACTGCACCGGAAACGTCTAACGTGACCCTGTCGCCACCAGCAGTCACCAGCAACGCTGCCACATCCGCCCCGACCAACACCAACCCCTCCTGGGCACGAGACACTGCCACCACCATATCGGCAGCGGGAACGGGCTCCACTGCACCAG CCTCTGGTACCGCTGCATCAACCAACCACACCATGGCAACCGATGGCCCCACGGCAACCATACAAGTCACCACCAGCACCACGATACGGGATGAGGTCACAAACAGCAGCAAAATGCCTCCAGCCATCACCACCAACACCACCGTGCCAGAAGTGTCCAACAGCACCACGGCACCACCAACAGCCACTG CCTCTGGTACCGCTGCATCAGCCAACCACACCATGGCAACCAATGGCCCCACGGCAACCATACAAGTCACCACCAGCACCACGATACGGGATGAGGTCACCAACAGCAGCAAAATGCCTCCAGCCATCACCACCAATATCACCGTGCCAGGAGTGTCCAATGGCACCACAACACCACCAACAGCCACTGGTAATGCCATCACGCCCATATTGACCAGCACAAACCCTTGCAAGGTAGAAATCAATGCTACCACCATGCCCACAGCAGAAACAGACACCACTGTGCCACATACGGAGAACCACCCGCCTCCTTTGTCTCCAAAGTGA